TTGTACACTCtgtagtaattgatagtcagggcacACGTTCAATcatacaattaatttttataatgtaTCTGATTCTTTGACGTGGTATGCACTGGTTCACCAATCatttaattatgttacaaaaaagtgaacaaacaagtGTATGGAAAATTTACATTTGAAGTACGGATgtcagtgaagaaatcaagcacTTAGTGTTAGCCAGAATCAAGtcatgcttggctggaggcatcaggcagtcaaaTTATCAGAAAATTTAAGTTTAAAAAAATCACAGAAACTTGTCAGGTGATACTTTTGGGCAGGagtccaaacctccatgatctctacCAGGAgcacatcgaatcctatggacaagggaacatgtaactctgtaaacagcaaaattcaaacatggttgTCGTGTACTACAATAAGTGACTTATAAAATTTtctaattaggatattatgcgGAGGCGCATGCTCGAGTACATCACATTTCCACTGCGACGAAGCGAAGCTATGGAAACTAAGTTCAATGGCACGGCAgaggaatagtagcacaggcttagcaggacagtctttctatAGTCACTAATCACGTGAAATTACTCCAAGtgactattccaagctctaCCTTCCACTCAACGATCTTCCTATCGAAGCAGCTTTACACAAGACGATGGAGTAGCATCCCATTCGGTGTATCCCTGTTGCTCGTAAGGTTGATAACTCACTACTCATtatgtatacactgtactagTTTTATGCAATGAATAAACACATTATGGTTCACACGTACATACTGCTTTTTATTTAAAGATGAGAAAGATCAAAGCAGAACCCATTAACAACAAATGGCAAAACACCCATCAGAGAACAGGGAACATTTCTGATACAAGCCTATGTACAATGAAAAGGTACAGAATGAAACATCTACACTATTTCTCAGTCCATAACATAAGTAGAGGACTATGTTAGTAGTCCAAACAGAGTTGCTAGTGCCGCAAGTAGATGTAGTGTTCAACTGATGGCTTCATTAGCTGAGCAGCTTAATATTCCACAAAACAAACAGCAATATGAAACAACTTCTGTGGGTCTGAAAAATACATGCTATTTTCAATTATGTAGCAAGTATACCATATAGAAATCTATGCATATCATTTCAACAGAGGTCTGTACTAATATTCCGATGGCTGAAATCTCGAGCAGTTTTGAGTTCATGAGATGGGACCAGCAGTGCCTTGCATCAATTACAGACGGCACTGTCTGTCTGTGCACTTAGATTGATCTACTTTACTCATAGCTGAGGTCTTATACCACTCAGGTATGCATTGTGCTGTATCAGTCTTCCAATTTCGTCCACTTGAGCTATTACAACTTCATAGCTGTACTTTATAACACACAGCTATACAGAACTATGCAGCTAATGTGTTTCAGTGTCCCACACTTTACCACAAAAATATCCCACACTTCATTGTATTCTTACAGTTAAAACATCCATTGTAATATTGTTCCTGAACAAGATAGCTTTGTTTAGTAAGAATGACTACTACAAACAGTGGATTGAATTGGTTGTCTCTACTGTGTTTGGGAATTGTGTTTGTGGGTGGCTGGTATTTCCAGTCATCACTGGTTGAAATGAGAGAACAGCTTGTGGCTCAACAACAAGATCAGAAGACACAAATGATAGAAGCTATTGCACAACAGAGGATAAAAATTGAGGTATATGCTGAAATAATACAACAACTCAAAGAAACAGTCAAGGAACAAAACAAACAACTTAACCTGCTACAACTACAGATTAACCAACATCAACCAACAGTGAGTTGGCTTATACCAGTAACTATGTACATTAGTAACTCTATATGTATTTGCTATAGAGTAATGACCAGTTCACCAGTGAACCTCTCAATACTAACTATACCACAAAACAACATACTGTAATGAAAAGATCTACCAGTACCACTGAGAAAACACTAGAAATCCTTAGAGGAAGAGATGGTCGAGATGGTAGGGATGGAGTACCAGGTCCCAGGGGACTGACTGGACCTAAGGGAGACACAGGAGCTGCTGGTCCTAAGGGAGAAGGAGCAGGTGGAGTGGTGTATGTGCGTTGGGGTCATAACTCTTGTCCAGACACTGGAGCACAACTAGTATACTCTGGCAGAGCTGGTGGGTCATTCTGGACTCACAAAGGAGGTGGTAGTAACCCACAATGTCTACCACTTGACCCAAATTACCTTACAACAGTTAGTGGAAGACAGACCAGTGCCTACATGTATGGAGCACAATATGTGCTAGCTAATTCATTTGTGGCGAATTCGGATTATACAGATGTTCCATGTGCTGTTTGTCAGATTCCCACAAGAAACACAGTTTACATGTTACCAGCTAAGTATACTTGTCCAACAGGCTGGACTAGGGAATATTACGGCTACTTGATGAGTGAACGATACACACATCATCGATCAACGTTCTCCTGTGTAGATTACAGCCTCACACCAGTAGTAGGTTCAAACAGACCTGATGATGGCTTCTACTTTGTTCCAGTAGAAGGAGTGTGTGGATCACTTCCATGTCCTCCTTATGAAGCATATAAAGAACTTTATTGTGCTGTGTGTACCATGTAAATAATTAATACATACTTTGCCATTCTTTATTActttgtgttattgtattgaATAATTGAAGTGGTTAAGTGGTGCATAGCTGCTAATTGTTCTAAGAGTTACCAGGATGGTGTAAGCTTGCATGGTTTTCTGCCAGATGCTTCGCTGCCATTAGAATGGACCTGGCAACTCATAGTAAATAGAAAGGACTGAGCAACCACTCAGTTCTTTGCAGCGGCCATTTTACGAGTAACTGCTTCAAAGAAGATACTACTATAGCAGCACAATACGAAATTGAAATAAAGAGCACATCTAAAAACAGATGCTGCGTTCTTTGTGCAAATCCCAGTTCCACCCAATCGTCATCTGTCACAATAATTGTCTTCAATGCAGGAGAGCAATGTTCAAGTCGTAAGTGACCTGGTGAGGAAATAATGTCCCTTCCAGAACAAAAACAACATAATGAGAAAAGAGAGTGATCTAGGGTAATATAACTTCACTTTGCGCATGCACGAAGGGACACTCCCCCTTTCAATATATAGGAATTCACTATTCctaatagcaagagtaaataataaatttactcttgctaatccaacaactgaatatgttactgtataatactctcaatagcagcttgacgtattatattgaaatacgtcaagcgattagccaatagaattagtattacacttgtctgtcaagatcccttgacaaaaatttatgatactaatttgattggctaaagtAGTGtcgtgtgtttatattagaagtaaatgtccgacttgacaactattgttaccatagtgatagatgccacAAGATATAtcacaatatggttgcttagcaacggttactAGGTAACTGTTGCTAAGGTGAAAGTCATTTTGAGATCACGGCAACGGTtactaagtgtgattggtcttttgcaatgGTTATTttcaatttctgttgcctagcaacagttgctatggttgtcagattaatttgcaataggatggatggccacggtatttgggattaatagttctcgcattgcaaacaggaaggaaatagtgctcggctttgcctcgcactattttactccttcctgtttacaatgctcgcactattaatcccgaataccacagccatccatcctattacataattatattatttgcttgaatataacacttcttattgttttactgtgatttaacatcatgcactactccagcttgttacagtactttttatcgatgcgctatggtccctactctagttgaaaattccaatttttttagtgtacttgtttgttaacttttttttgtaaataattttattatgactggtgaacccatgcatacagcatctgaaatggcgccgcgcgccccagctatatcaactattgtctgaaaagtgaagtatccagtaCGCTtcactgtcggctatgttcaacccactacacagcaatacaaatcaagaattatttgaaaagcacctctgcaatcaaaatagccacgatgaaaattac
The nucleotide sequence above comes from Dysidea avara chromosome 3, odDysAvar1.4, whole genome shotgun sequence. Encoded proteins:
- the LOC136250530 gene encoding uncharacterized protein, whose product is MTTTNSGLNWLSLLCLGIVFVGGWYFQSSLVEMREQLVAQQQDQKTQMIEAIAQQRIKIEVYAEIIQQLKETVKEQNKQLNLLQLQINQHQPTSNDQFTSEPLNTNYTTKQHTVMKRSTSTTEKTLEILRGRDGRDGRDGVPGPRGLTGPKGDTGAAGPKGEGAGGVVYVRWGHNSCPDTGAQLVYSGRAGGSFWTHKGGGSNPQCLPLDPNYLTTVSGRQTSAYMYGAQYVLANSFVANSDYTDVPCAVCQIPTRNTVYMLPAKYTCPTGWTREYYGYLMSERYTHHRSTFSCVDYSLTPVVGSNRPDDGFYFVPVEGVCGSLPCPPYEAYKELYCAVCTM